In the Anolis sagrei isolate rAnoSag1 chromosome 1, rAnoSag1.mat, whole genome shotgun sequence genome, ctgtggtgACATGGCAAAAAGGCAATGGGGAAATGTAAAGACCATGAGAACTAATTGTTGAttaaacagacaagagtaaaacacaaaataaaggaaaatgcaaAAGTGTACAGAGGGTTGAATTATAAAAAACACAAAGTGGACAGTGATGTGAAATGATTACAGTGGGATTTAGGAATTCTGGCTTTAATACTCAGTAACACATAGGACTCAAGGAACAACCCTGAACCATACAAACTCCCTCATAGGGTTATGATTGTGAATATGAAATAGGGAGGATACCAGTGCATGTTGCTTTGAGTACAACACAAAAAAGACAGAAATTTGACTAATACATTGTAAATTAAAACAGCTTGTGAAATTTCACAAGTCACTTATGAAACTTTAAGTAGTTGTAGATTTCAAGATGTGGACAGATTAAGTTTATGGAAACATATATATGATTATAAATGAAACAACAAACTGTTAGGATTACAAATAACAAATCTGTAATTCATTCTGTTATGTTTGATATATTACTTTCCAAAGAATTTCAAATTTTGTGTGCAGATCCATTTGGTTTCACTCTTTAACATCTTTCCTATGCccattccacacaactgtataaaatccacattatttatttatttatttatttacttcttttttataccgcatttttcagcccttttgcaggcgactcaatgcggtttacagtgcggttaaaaacaagacaatacaacaacaggatcggcgacgttgatccacaacaattaacgatcggacaggacaaatcaacaacaacatataaagcgTCTTAATTGAAATCGGATCCATTCTCATAGCCgttatgccgttcctatgttccatttaccgacttccttaattagttgcattgcttagccaaacgcttgttcgtacagccaggtcttgaccattctccgaaacgtcagcaacgaaggtgcctgtctgatgtctgctggcaaggcattccacagccgaggggccaccactgagaaggccctgtctctcgtccccgccaagcgcgcctgtgacgcaggcgggatcgagagcagggcctccccagacgatcttaatgttctagatGTTCTACATgttctacattgaactggattatatggcagtgtggactcagataatccagttcaaagcagatattgtggattatctgccttgatattctgggatatgtggctgtgtggaagggccctaaatgactcatagttaagatgGGAGGGTGGGAGTGAAATAACAGGAAGccagagaaatctacccttcagaagagaaatccactcctgaaagagttgtccactgaagctttctcattaATCCTTGTTACCTAAAaagaccattttttaaaaatccagttatcacagcaacagaaagtgaggtgaaatctcctgaacatGGGCACCGACAGCAAAACAAagaccacaggagtgttaacccttccctatcatAGCcaaagcagatagatagatagatagatagatagatagatagatagatagattatagatggatggatggatatacacttttaaaatgtacctgtatggacttacagacaaattcaacttaagaacaaacctacagaaccaatcttgttcgtaacttggggactgcctgtcatCTCTGTGAAGGACCCCAGGTTCTACATACATTTCAAGTGTTaccttgcaaaaaaaaagtctCCTGTACACACTAGTAAATACTAAACTTGAAGTATGAccactaaccccccccccaaatacacacacacacaaacgtacTGATTTTGTGAAACCTAAAAGTAATTTTGATAGGGCAGTGACAGCTTAGCAGAGTGTCtacattaagaaaaaaaagtggggggggggtagCAGCCCACACTAATTTCTAACTGTAGAGTTACTGGTGGCAGTCCCAAGTAGAGCAACAGCAGTGCAAAAGCAGCCATAGTTGGCCACATGGCATGTTGGCCAGTTGTGTTACAAAGGAGGGGTAAGCAAAGTGCATTCTGTGGGTTACACGTAGCTCCAAGGGCTGCTTTTGTAGGCCCACAAAAATTGTAAGGTGATTCCCAGATCATTTTTTGTGTTAAAGGTCCCTCCTAGGCCTAAAATGGCAAAGTAGGAATCAAAAGCATAGTGAAATTGACCCCTTCCCCACCTGGGGCAAAATAAAAGAGAATTTCTGCAAACAAAGATGGATGCAGCTTTTCAAAGTCTCCCAAACAGCAATGTAACTTTCTAATCTTTTCTAATGCCCATCTCTATTTTATAGGAACCAAATGAAGTCCCGGtcctatacattttatttttattgtccaTGAAATTCATTgtttatacagtcagccctctgtgtCCTTAGATTCTACATTTACAGATTCTGCCAtccacatcttgaaaatattcctTAAAAATAATCCCtaaaagcaaaacttgattttaTCCTTTAATACTGTACAAGGGACAGCAtggtatataatggaacttgagcagcCATGGGTTTTTATATCCacagagggtcctggaaccaaagccCAGCACTTTACTTTTCCCTGCAATCAAGGACTGGAAATCTGCAACATTGACAATTGCCAAAGGCTGTTGTGCATTTACCATATTCCAGGGGGTCATTCAGGAGATTACATCTGCACATTTCTTCTTCGCCTGCCAAAACCTTTTGATCCAACATTGGTAGGTACAAAGTTGTTCTTGCCCACTCCTCCTGACCTACTCAGGAAGTCTGCCAAGCGATGGGTCACACAGGTAGCTGTGTTACATCCTCTCTTCTGTGCGGTAACACTGCTTTTGCAAAGAAACAAATAAGAATTAAGATCTGAAATCCTTATTTGAGTACCAGATAAATTATAAATAGAGAAGAACCTTGGGATGTTTGGAATGAACAGGACAGTTTATGCTCAAGCTCCTTTCTCATAAATAATGCTTTGGAATTTAGctaagggccattccacacagccatataacccagaatatcaaggcagaaaatcccgtaatatctgctttgaacaccttatctgagtccacactgctatatattctagttcaaagcagatcatgtgggggtttgttcagctgtgtagaagagcccccCTGTTCAAAAGTATCCCGGGGCAAATAAGTGCACCTGAACAGCACTGTTTTAGTGGTAGTTGACTAGGAAGCAAAGTATGGTTTGGCTTGTAGCCATGAAGTTCAGGCAACAGGTTGATCAATATATATTAATCAAGATCACGAGGAATATTTGAGATTTCCATTCAGTGCTACCTGCAACGAGGGTGACAACAGCAGGAGAGAGCTAATATTCCTATAACTGGCCAAGAAAAAATCAAGTTGGTCACTATAGGAAACAATGGgatactaggggcccttccagacaagccctatatcccaggatctgatcccagattttctgctttaaattggattatatgagtccacactgccagataatctgggataaacagaaaaccctggatcagaccctgggatacaaagcctgtctggaaggaccctaggtTAGACAGGCAACTATCTCATCAAGACACACTTTTCTTGCATTGTTATCCAATAAAAACTAAGTACAGGACTGTGAATTCTCATTACTTGCAACAGACAATTGAGAATACCCAGCACTTACTCTTGTCTGGGGCAATTTGAGTAAGAACAAAACTTGTTGGACTACAGATCCTTGCATTCCCCCACCAGCATTAGGCACAGTTCTCTGCCAAAAGCAACTTTCCCTAGCTCTGATCAGGCTTGTCCATACAATGATACCATGTGGGATACAGAAGATTACATTCTGTTCATGAATACAACTAATATAAAATGATTCATTCACTTAACATAGATTTGTACAAGTGGAAGAGAACAATTAAATAGAAATGGAAATATTAAATTTCTTACCTGGACAAATTCAAACTCAAATGTCACTTTTGTAAACCGGATAGCATTTCTAATATTTGCAACTGAGCTACAGTATTCCTACAAAAATGGTCCTACGTATTGAAAGGTTTACATCATTAAGGTCAATTGGGGACTTTCCAGCTGACTTCACTGAAATAAATCTGCCACCTTTAACATAGTTAATGTtgagttaaaaaaacaaaccagttGATTCAAGCATTGGGCATGGGCTGTGTCAAAGAAATCAGTAGAAACCCATGTTCAAAATCACCGAATAATTTGGAGAAATAGACCTAATCCTTATAGAAAAATAGGTTTATTGAACAGTTGTATGGTCAGGCATGAaagaaacatttattatttatttattacattaagTAGCCAGAaatcaaaacattattattattattattattattattattattattattggaaaataAACATCTGAGGAAAATATTCAGAAACTTCAAAGCAATGGTTATTCAGCTTACTCTGGCAGGTGCTTTTCCCTCTcattcaggtatgggcaaacttgggccctccaggtgttttgaactccaacgcCCACCATCCctcacagcctcagaccctttcctttctgagggggaaaaggaaagagcctgaggctgttaggaatgatgggagatgaagtccaaaacatctggagggcctaagttcGCCCATGCATGAACTATCTTGATTtctactaatttgcatatggtttctgattggccgccctcaacattctaacatttttAAGTAGCAGGGACTTTAAGTAgcaaggaatggtgggagttggagtccaaaacacctagaaggcccaTGCATGAGCTATTTCGACCTAATTTGCatgtggtttctgattggccagcctcaacactctaacattcttaagtggctgaggtttaaggaatggtgggagttcaagtccaaaacacctagagggcccaagtttgcctagccCTGCTCTAATCACAGCCTAGCTCACTATCCTgctatgtgtgtgtgcgcatcACGGACACTTGAAATTATTccactttttcaaaaaaaaaaaagagagattcgAAAGAACAGAGCAAAGTTAGCAACCAAGGTTAGATCCACATGCATCAAGTTGTGGGAGGGTGTGGGTGAGGGCTGTTTAAAAAGCAAGGGCaagagggtgggggggggaggaagagagggcagGGGAAGGCCTTTGCCCCTCTAGTTGCTTCCGAGGAGGGCCTCCTGGTAGTTTGCCAAGCGTTCAGTGTCCAGCTCAGTCAAGGCATTCCTCTTCTTGCCAGGCGTCCCTGCCCCGACGTCCGTGCGCGGGTACGTCTGCATTTTGTGGAGCTCCTGCGACAGTTTGCCCAGGACGCACGTACTCAGGTTGGCACAGCGCTTGGAAATGGGTCTGTCCAGGCTGCAGGGAGGGGAAGACATGCCCAACACAGTAACGGGAGACACACCATGCGCAGAGACAGACCATGCCCCTCCTCGGACCCCGACCAGCCCCCACCACCACCGCCAGGAGGAAAGATGCGCCCCTCCCTGCCCAGAACGAAGGGAGACGCCCACAAAATGCAGTCCAAACAGGAGGTCAAGGCAACCCCAAGGGCACCATGCAAaggaggaggcgtggccaggGGGAAGAGGGGTCCAGGGAGGCTTCAGGCACATGAAGGGGACCTGTCGGGGCATGCGAGGCCTCATTCTCCATCATGCGTGGCAGGGCGGgggaggggtggggagggggtgtcCATGGCAACCAGTGCAGTGGCAAGGCTCGGCCGGAAGGGGGCGCTGCGTGCAAGGAGGTGCCCCTCCTTCTCCAGCCCACGCGCGTCATGTCGCGACAAAAAAAGGTAGGAAGGGAGTGTGACCTTTCTCTCTGGACACCTTTGCAACGGGAGGGTGGAATAACATCAAGACGTACCTCTTGCTGGCCCACTTTTTagtgttttttatgttttactacAACCCCCTTTTTTGTTCAACTTCGAGGCCTTGGTGGATAGTGTTTAAAGGAGAAAAAGAACTGGGTCGTAAAGTCACCTCGCAGCAAAAACCCAGCCCTTCCGGGGGAGGAGAAGCCCTCGCGGGCGGAGGGGGGGATCCGCCGCTTACAGAAGGGCTGCCAGGAAGGAAGGCCGCGCTTGGCGGCgccagaggaggggaggggaggggaggggagagggagcccCCGCCCGGCCCTGAGGGGGTCCCGAGAAccaccccagcccccccccccccccgctccgtcTCCCCAGATCCACTCCCTACCTGTTCCCCTCGCTGGCCTGCTCCAGCTCCTCCGCCGTCATCTGCACGTACTCCTTCACCAGCGCGTTGAGGAGCCGGCGCGCTTCGTAGTCGCCCAACGCGCCCCGGTCCGTCACGGGCTCTAAGCCGGgtctagggagggaaggaaggaaggaaggaaggaaggaaggaaggaaggaaggaaggaaggaaggaaggaaggaaggaaggaaagaaggaaggaaggaaggaaagaaggaaagaaggaaagaacgaggagagggggaaggaaggagagaaggaaggaaggaaggaaggaaggaaggggggaaagaagggagggagggaagtagagacgaaaggaaagaaggaaacaaggagagagaggagagaagggaggaagcaagcaagcagagaaagaaggaatagagaaagaagggagaggaaggagagaaggaaggaggagaaggaaagagggagggaggagagaaggaaggaatgaagggaggagaggaagaagggagggagagaaggaagaaaggacggacggaaggaatgaatgaaggcaagagagaaggagggaatgagagaaagtCACGCTTTGGGGCACTTGGGAGGAAGGGGGCATTTCCCCGCACTGGTCCTGGTGTACACACGTGTGATGCGTTCCCGCGAACTCCCCTTcgttccccctttctccctcGCTATGCTGCTGAGCCGCGCGTTCCCAGGGACCCTTCTTCCTCCGCATTCACCTTCACTAACCCCGAGGAGATGCGTTTTTTCCTTTGTTAAACGGATGCCGCAGCTTCTTCTCTTCTGCCCTGTTCGTC is a window encoding:
- the CALCB gene encoding calcitonin gene-related peptide 2 isoform X3; protein product: MPEALIGWPGAGRTPTHFHPGGRYKRGSLGAEDHHDLETHTRGTSTTPPPPPYSSSSTKELRVGRASAMAMLKLSSFLAVYALVACQMESYQAVPLRPGLEPVTDRGALGDYEARRLLNALVKEYVQMTAEELEQASEGNSVTAQKRGCNTATCVTHRLADFLSRSGGVGKNNFVPTNVGSKGFGRRRRNVQM
- the CALCB gene encoding calcitonin gene-related peptide 2 isoform X2, with amino-acid sequence MPEALIGWPGAGRTPTHFHPGGRYKRGSLGAEDHHDLETHTRGTSTTPPPPPYSSSSTKELRVGRASAMAMLKLSSFLAVYALVACQMESYQAVPLRPGLEPVTDRGALGDYEARRLLNALVKEYVQMTAEELEQASEGNSSVTAQKRGCNTATCVTHRLADFLSRSGGVGKNNFVPTNVGSKGFGRRRRNVQM
- the CALCB gene encoding calcitonin gene-related peptide 2 isoform X1 encodes the protein MPEALIGWPGAGRTPTHFHPGGRYKRGSLGAEDHHDLETHTRGTSTTPPPPPYSSSSTKELRVGRASAMAMLKLSSFLAVYALVACQMESYQAVPLRPGLEPVTDRGALGDYEARRLLNALVKEYVQMTAEELEQASEGNSLDRPISKRCANLSTCVLGKLSQELHKMQTYPRTDVGAGTPGKKRNALTELDTERLANYQEALLGSN